The Deltaproteobacteria bacterium genomic sequence GCTCAAGGGCAAGCGCCTGCAAACGCCGCTCGCCGACTGGCCCGCCTACCTCTCGAAGGTAGTCTTCGAAAAGAAGCTCGACGCCGCCACGCACTTCGCGCTCAAGCGCACCGGCCAGGCGCTGAAAGGGGTGCGCGCCGTTCTCAAGGGGCAGGCCGACGCCACGCTGCTCGACGACGATCAGCTCGCGCAGGCCAAGAAGATGGAGGGCGGAGCGGCGCTGCGATCGATTCACACCTCCCCCGCGCTCCCGGGCGTGCTCGTCGTGGCGCTCTCGACCCAGCTCCCCCCGCCGGCGCAGAAGAAGCTCGCGAAGCTCCTCCTCGGCATGTGCGGCTCGGGCAAGGGGGGAGAGATCTGTAAAGAGATGATGATCTCCCGCTTCATCCCCGTGGACGCGGCGACCTTGAAGAAGGCCGAGCAGCGCTTCGGCGAGTAGTCCCCCCGGAAGGCGAGTCGAATGCACCGCTTCTTCCGCTTCGTCGTCGCCAAGCGCTACTGGGTCGTCGCGCTCTACGCGCTCCTCCTCGTCCCCGCGGCGTACCTCGCGATCAAGGTCGAGCACGACAACTCTCTCGACCGCCTGGTGGTCCAGAGCGACCCCGACTACATCGCCTCCAAGGGGTTCGAGAAGGTCTTCGGCGCGGGCGAGTACGTCGTGCTGCTCGCCGAGGCCAGCGACCCCTTCGCCCCCGCGGTGCTCGCCCGCGTAGACGAGCTCGAGCGGCGGCTCGGCACGATCCCCGGGGTCAGCGCGAACTCCGCTATCTCGGTCTTCCGGCGCGCCAAGGCGGGCTTCTCCCCGGACGCGGCTGGCGCGGCGGCCTTCAAGACCTTCGCCAAGGGCTCGCCCCTCTTCTCGCAGCAGGGGCTCGTGGGGCGCGACTTCCTGGCCGTCGCCCTCGTCATGTCCGTCACCGGAGGCCGCGACCGCACCCGCCTCGTGACGCAGATCGACGAGGTCCTTCGCCCCTACGAGGCGCAGCTCGCCCCGCTCGCCGCCCTGCGCAAGGTGGGGCAGCCGTACGTGAACACCTACCTCGACGCGGACACCAAGCGCGCCTCGCTACGCTACTTCCCGCTCTTCATGGTGTTCGTGATCGTGCTCAACGTCCTGCTCTATCGCTCGGTGCGCACGCTCATCGCCTTCATCGTCACCCTGGGCGTGAGCGCCGCCTTCACCGTGGGCTTCATCGGCCTCGTCGGAGGGACCTTCACCATCACCTCGTCGCTCGTGCCGATGACGATCCTCATCACCTGCACGGCCAC encodes the following:
- a CDS encoding PhnD/SsuA/transferrin family substrate-binding protein, which codes for MPTTLRFVATLALLSLRPGGAPLALAGQGDFAVFVTRLGGDAKAAEPYLAKFSTFLEGAMGWPKGAAKGTFLATKKESLALLGKGTTGFAVVEPTLYFELKASQKLVPLVQVESKDLVSKRVHVVVKDPALSSLAALKGKRLQTPLADWPAYLSKVVFEKKLDAATHFALKRTGQALKGVRAVLKGQADATLLDDDQLAQAKKMEGGAALRSIHTSPALPGVLVVALSTQLPPPAQKKLAKLLLGMCGSGKGGEICKEMMISRFIPVDAATLKKAEQRFGE